From Microbacterium sp. YJN-G, a single genomic window includes:
- a CDS encoding ATP-dependent DNA ligase, whose product MALARPATSLPAADSLPGGARYEPKWDGFRMLLVVDDDTVTLWSRQGKNLTRGFPELVAAAAQLPAGVVLDGEAVVWIDGRLDFDALLRRTSAGAARAATLARLEPASYVAFDVLAIADRDARDLALDDRRMLLEELATDWSPPLNLSPVTADAVEAAQWFEALTPSGIEGLVVKGAAQPYRGGDRVWVKVKHRDTLDVICGAVIGSRDRPRELVLGLPIDGELRIVGRSTSLSAAASGTLGKLLEAPTGTHPWPASVKPVAVDRFSRARGESVQLTLVQPLVVEISADTAMTGNSFRHAVRYLRARPEVPVAEVTNVR is encoded by the coding sequence GTGGCGTTAGCTCGGCCGGCGACGTCACTACCTGCGGCCGACTCACTCCCCGGCGGCGCCCGGTATGAACCGAAGTGGGACGGGTTCCGTATGCTGCTCGTCGTCGATGACGACACGGTAACCCTCTGGTCGAGGCAAGGGAAGAACCTCACCCGCGGTTTCCCCGAACTGGTAGCTGCGGCGGCGCAGCTACCAGCCGGTGTCGTCCTGGACGGCGAGGCCGTCGTGTGGATCGACGGCCGTCTCGATTTCGATGCGCTGCTGCGCCGCACAAGCGCTGGGGCGGCGAGAGCGGCCACACTGGCTCGGCTGGAACCGGCGTCGTATGTCGCTTTCGACGTCCTCGCGATCGCGGATCGCGACGCCCGGGATCTGGCGTTGGATGATCGGCGGATGCTGCTTGAAGAGTTAGCGACGGACTGGTCGCCGCCGCTGAACCTCTCCCCCGTGACGGCGGATGCCGTCGAGGCCGCCCAGTGGTTCGAGGCGCTGACACCTTCCGGCATTGAAGGGCTCGTCGTGAAGGGCGCAGCGCAGCCCTATAGGGGTGGCGATCGCGTCTGGGTGAAGGTGAAGCATCGTGACACTCTGGACGTGATCTGCGGCGCGGTCATCGGATCACGCGACCGCCCTCGAGAACTGGTCCTCGGCCTGCCTATCGATGGCGAGCTGCGGATCGTCGGCCGCTCTACATCGCTTTCGGCTGCGGCATCAGGGACGCTCGGCAAGCTGCTGGAGGCTCCGACGGGTACGCACCCGTGGCCGGCGTCCGTGAAGCCTGTCGCGGTCGACCGGTTCAGTCGGGCCCGCGGGGAATCGGTGCAGCTCACGCTTGTACAGCCGCTCGTGGTCGAGATATCCGCCGACACCGCCATGACCGGCAACTCGTTTCGTCACGCCGTCCGATACCTGCGCGCGCGGCCCGAAGTGCCGGTCGCTGAGGTCACGAACGTGAGGTAG
- a CDS encoding DUF6153 family protein, producing MHVAFRSARSQLSLRALLMLGAATLMVIVGLLAMHTFTAEPAGHGSPGLAHSASVAGDEHAADVTGSTDTVDIACDGLCHVSTGPGQGHDDMLMACVLALLAGFLLLLPPMLIHGRGLLLHRVMSLMRWDATGVLPRAPSLTFLSISRT from the coding sequence ATGCATGTCGCGTTTCGCAGCGCACGCTCGCAACTGTCGCTGCGCGCGCTGTTGATGCTGGGTGCGGCCACGCTCATGGTCATCGTCGGGCTGCTGGCAATGCACACCTTCACCGCCGAACCGGCCGGGCACGGCTCACCCGGTCTCGCCCATTCAGCATCCGTGGCTGGTGACGAGCATGCCGCTGATGTGACGGGGAGCACTGACACCGTAGACATCGCGTGTGATGGGCTCTGTCATGTGAGCACCGGCCCGGGGCAGGGACACGATGACATGCTGATGGCGTGCGTGCTCGCGCTGCTCGCCGGTTTTCTCCTGCTACTTCCTCCGATGTTGATCCACGGTCGCGGACTGCTCCTTCACCGCGTGATGAGCCTGATGCGCTGGGATGCGACCGGTGTTCTTCCGCGGGCTCCTTCGCTCACATTCCTTTCGATCAGTCGCACCTGA
- a CDS encoding DUF2188 domain-containing protein: MPAGDVETFHQDGAWHNRVTGAASNEGGAHRTKEEAVDAGRALARSRKVEHIVKNEDGQIAERNSYGNDPRDVKG; encoded by the coding sequence ATGCCAGCTGGAGACGTTGAGACCTTCCACCAGGACGGCGCGTGGCACAACCGTGTGACCGGCGCTGCATCGAACGAAGGTGGCGCGCATCGCACGAAGGAAGAGGCGGTCGACGCCGGTCGCGCCCTCGCTCGAAGCCGCAAGGTTGAGCACATCGTCAAGAACGAGGACGGGCAGATTGCCGAGCGCAACAGCTACGGCAATGATCCTCGCGACGTGAAGGGCTGA
- a CDS encoding ArsR/SmtB family transcription factor, producing MSSCIVLIVPITALASATHTAAVARLGHALSDPTRAGVLLALREAPAYPSDLADALGVSRQVMSNQLACLRGCGLVEAIPDGRRTWYRLADAHLAPALDELMGVVLFLEPGCCGGESCTCA from the coding sequence ATGAGTTCCTGTATTGTCCTGATTGTGCCCATTACTGCTCTCGCGTCCGCGACCCACACCGCGGCGGTCGCCCGTCTCGGCCACGCGCTGTCTGATCCGACCCGTGCGGGTGTCCTGTTGGCGTTGCGGGAAGCTCCTGCATACCCGTCAGACCTCGCGGATGCTCTCGGCGTCTCGCGGCAGGTCATGTCGAACCAGCTTGCATGCCTGCGCGGCTGCGGACTGGTCGAGGCAATCCCGGACGGTCGGCGCACCTGGTACCGACTAGCGGATGCCCACCTCGCCCCTGCCCTCGACGAGCTGATGGGCGTTGTTCTGTTTCTCGAGCCCGGCTGCTGTGGCGGAGAGAGCTGCACCTGCGCATGA
- a CDS encoding helix-turn-helix domain-containing protein — protein sequence MVVELETGWNLRSVMASRGIFQTSKLKPLLEERGIDLSREQVYRLVTQPPQRVRLDVLAALCDALECTLDDLVAITRREAGIPVAVGEEATRGSIGDLRPVRAAIRRPRTK from the coding sequence ATGGTCGTTGAGCTCGAGACCGGTTGGAACCTGCGCAGCGTGATGGCATCGCGCGGGATCTTCCAGACATCGAAGCTGAAACCGCTACTCGAGGAGCGCGGCATCGACCTGTCACGGGAGCAGGTGTATCGGCTGGTGACGCAGCCGCCACAGCGCGTCCGCCTCGATGTCCTCGCAGCGCTCTGCGATGCGCTGGAGTGCACGCTCGACGATCTCGTGGCGATCACCCGCCGGGAGGCCGGGATCCCGGTCGCCGTGGGCGAGGAAGCGACGCGCGGATCTATCGGCGATCTCCGGCCGGTCCGGGCCGCCATCCGCCGGCCGCGTACGAAGTAG
- a CDS encoding cation transporter produces the protein MSATDIRLTKERRGVLQRRVRWIVTATIVYNIVEAIVAISAGSIASSTALIGFGLDSTIEVLSAAAVAWQFTRRDPERWEQGTLRVIAIAFFALAAYVIVSSALALLTQTDVEHSTLGIVMTALSVATMPFLSFAERRAGRELGSATAVADSKQTLICTYLSAAVLIGLVLNSLFGWWWADAIAGLVIAGFAIREGSEAWRGDACATSVGMLLEDDHEHGEHDTHEH, from the coding sequence ATGAGCGCCACCGATATTCGGCTCACCAAGGAGCGCCGCGGTGTCCTCCAGCGGCGCGTCCGGTGGATCGTCACCGCAACGATTGTCTACAACATCGTCGAAGCGATCGTTGCCATCTCGGCTGGCTCAATCGCGTCCTCGACCGCGCTCATCGGATTCGGCCTCGACTCCACCATCGAAGTCCTCTCGGCGGCAGCCGTCGCGTGGCAATTCACACGCCGCGATCCAGAGCGGTGGGAGCAGGGGACGCTGCGCGTCATTGCAATAGCTTTCTTCGCCCTCGCCGCATACGTCATCGTCTCCTCTGCTCTGGCCCTGCTCACTCAGACAGATGTCGAGCATTCGACGCTCGGCATCGTCATGACCGCGCTCAGCGTGGCGACCATGCCCTTCCTCTCGTTCGCGGAACGTCGCGCCGGCCGCGAACTCGGTTCGGCGACGGCAGTCGCGGACTCAAAACAGACCCTCATCTGCACGTACCTGTCCGCCGCGGTGCTCATCGGGCTCGTGCTCAACAGCCTGTTCGGCTGGTGGTGGGCCGACGCGATCGCGGGTCTCGTCATTGCAGGCTTCGCGATCCGCGAGGGCAGCGAAGCCTGGCGCGGCGACGCCTGCGCGACCTCCGTAGGGATGCTCCTTGAAGACGACCACGAGCACGGCGAGCACGACACGCACGAGCACTAA
- a CDS encoding DUF305 domain-containing protein: protein MQPLAGDAKTRAPHSSQPSESARTSTARRTNNPDAQVNHMHAHDGSERQAEDKKRGSLKMYLRFAAMILTGMVVMYWTMFAGVWEWDHIRFSESRVFMALTMGGAMGLVMLAWMLNMYKNTKANIAVVIISVLLLGGGVALDRSQITVDDTAYMRAMIPHHSLAITRSERAQIQDIRVCELAVEISEAQRREILEMDWLIDDIERNGLAPTPQDAQNRPVPDFNRAADRDCSPE, encoded by the coding sequence GTGCAGCCGCTTGCCGGCGATGCGAAGACGCGTGCGCCACACTCCTCGCAGCCCTCTGAATCGGCGCGCACGTCCACCGCGCGACGCACGAACAATCCAGATGCACAGGTGAATCACATGCATGCACACGACGGAAGCGAACGACAAGCAGAGGACAAGAAGCGCGGATCGCTGAAAATGTACCTGCGATTCGCAGCAATGATCCTCACCGGCATGGTCGTGATGTACTGGACGATGTTCGCCGGAGTGTGGGAATGGGACCACATCCGCTTCAGCGAAAGCCGCGTATTCATGGCACTCACCATGGGCGGCGCCATGGGACTCGTCATGCTCGCCTGGATGCTGAACATGTACAAGAACACCAAGGCAAACATCGCCGTCGTCATTATCAGCGTGCTCCTGCTCGGAGGCGGCGTCGCCCTCGACCGCAGCCAGATCACCGTCGATGACACCGCGTACATGCGCGCGATGATCCCTCACCACTCCCTGGCGATCACTCGATCCGAACGAGCGCAGATTCAGGACATTCGTGTCTGCGAGCTCGCCGTCGAGATCAGCGAAGCGCAACGCCGAGAGATCCTCGAAATGGACTGGCTCATCGACGACATCGAACGCAACGGACTCGCCCCGACACCCCAGGACGCACAGAACCGGCCCGTCCCCGACTTCAACCGGGCCGCCGACCGTGACTGTTCTCCCGAATGA
- a CDS encoding metal-sensitive transcriptional regulator, whose product MTDTADQTTCDHGEHGYITDKARYLTRLKRIEGQSRGIYRMVEDEKYCIDILTQISALTSALQSVAVGLLEDHLRHCVADAARAGGDIAEEKVREASQAIARLVR is encoded by the coding sequence ATGACTGACACCGCCGACCAGACAACGTGCGACCACGGTGAGCACGGGTACATCACCGACAAAGCCCGCTACCTCACCCGCCTCAAGCGCATCGAGGGGCAATCACGCGGTATCTACCGCATGGTCGAGGACGAGAAGTACTGCATCGACATCCTCACTCAGATCTCCGCGCTGACCAGCGCGTTACAAAGCGTTGCCGTCGGACTCCTCGAAGACCACCTGCGCCACTGCGTGGCAGATGCAGCTCGCGCCGGCGGCGACATCGCCGAAGAGAAAGTGCGTGAAGCGTCCCAGGCGATCGCGCGCCTGGTGCGCTGA
- a CDS encoding DUF305 domain-containing protein: protein MNKKIPLAVSTGVLTLALALSGCADNSTAPSSETTSPSQSSSASMATEADEMFVTMMIPHHQQAIDMADILLAKDGADPRVVELAEQIKAAQGPEIDKMLGWLEAWGVDYDPDSMGGMDHGSIGGDDSMMSEEDMTLLEDADAAEASRLFLEQMIVHHEGAVDMAQTALDDAQNPDVLDLAQQVIDDQTAEIAAMQELLGQL, encoded by the coding sequence ATGAACAAGAAGATCCCCCTCGCGGTCAGCACCGGTGTATTGACACTCGCTCTGGCGCTCAGCGGCTGCGCGGACAACAGCACCGCACCGTCCAGCGAGACCACCTCTCCGTCTCAGTCGTCATCGGCATCGATGGCGACTGAGGCGGATGAGATGTTCGTCACGATGATGATCCCGCATCACCAGCAGGCCATCGATATGGCCGACATTCTGCTTGCCAAGGACGGGGCCGACCCCCGCGTGGTCGAACTTGCCGAGCAGATCAAAGCGGCGCAGGGCCCCGAGATCGACAAGATGCTCGGATGGCTCGAAGCCTGGGGCGTGGACTACGACCCGGACTCCATGGGCGGTATGGACCATGGGTCAATAGGCGGTGACGACAGCATGATGTCCGAGGAGGACATGACCCTGCTGGAGGATGCAGACGCCGCCGAGGCCAGCCGTCTGTTCCTCGAGCAGATGATCGTGCACCACGAAGGTGCTGTCGATATGGCGCAGACTGCGCTTGACGATGCGCAGAACCCGGACGTTCTCGACCTCGCGCAGCAGGTGATCGACGATCAGACCGCAGAGATCGCCGCTATGCAGGAACTCCTGGGACAACTCTAG
- a CDS encoding LexA family protein: MLATLPRLIDADTVATIMAAPVAVACGFPSPAQDYYDGPIDLTNMLVDDQAATFIVRASGHSMTGAGISDGDELLVDRSKLPQHGDVIVAVLDGELTVKRLELTPAGVVLRAENAQHPDIVVPELSDLQVWGVATYCIHHLR, translated from the coding sequence ATGCTGGCGACTCTGCCACGTCTGATCGATGCGGACACGGTGGCGACCATCATGGCCGCGCCGGTCGCGGTCGCGTGTGGGTTCCCCTCTCCCGCGCAGGACTACTACGACGGCCCGATAGACCTCACGAACATGCTCGTCGACGATCAGGCGGCGACGTTCATCGTCCGCGCGTCCGGGCATTCCATGACCGGTGCCGGCATCAGCGATGGGGATGAGCTGCTGGTCGACCGGTCAAAGCTCCCGCAGCACGGCGACGTTATCGTGGCCGTCCTTGACGGGGAACTGACCGTCAAGCGCTTGGAACTCACGCCGGCCGGCGTGGTCCTGCGGGCGGAAAACGCGCAGCACCCGGACATCGTTGTGCCCGAGCTGAGCGACCTCCAGGTGTGGGGTGTCGCGACGTACTGCATCCACCATCTGCGGTGA
- a CDS encoding heavy metal translocating P-type ATPase, with translation MSTPHNDGAEHTHAPDDHAAHGHNPSHPATVTAAGHESQTAHRAIPHEHGQSMSHEGHGSPSGHDGHGDHDGYGGHAGHGDHVGQFRRLFWIMLVLAVPTVALSGMFSMILGYTLPDVPGLSWVSPVLGTVMYVWGGKPFLVGAVSELRSRQPGMMLLIGLAITVAFVASWGATLRILHHELDFWWELALLIVIMLLGHWIEMRSLAQTTSALDSLAALLPDEAERVEDDQVVTVSPAELVVGDVVIVRPGARVPADGRIVDGRASMDESMVTGESRTVERSIGDQVTAGTVATDSGLRVEITATGDDTTLAGIQRLVTEAQSSSSRAQRLADTAAAWLFWFALGAAAITAIVWTLIGFPDAAVIRTITVLVIACPHALGLAIPLVVSIATERAARGGVLVKDRIALESMRTVDTVLFDKTGTLTKGEPVVSEVSAVDGADPDRALALAAAAEADSEHPLARAIVRAAADKQLTLPRSGDFRSSPAVGVTATVEGTTVRVGGPHLLSEESADELPIADQWRADGAIILHVTQDGRVLGALKLADEVRSESREAVDALHVLGVQVVMITGDAEAVAHAVAQDLGIDRVFAGVRPEDKAAKVQELQSEDRKVAMVGDGVNDAPALAQADVGLAIGAGTDVAIASAGVILASDDPRSVLSVIELSRASYRKMKQNLWWAAGYNLISVPLAAGILAPIGFVLPMSVGAILMSLSTIVVALNAQLLRRLDLRPDTTTRAILNR, from the coding sequence ATGAGCACCCCGCACAACGACGGCGCGGAGCACACACACGCGCCTGACGATCATGCAGCGCATGGTCACAACCCGTCTCACCCTGCCACGGTGACCGCGGCAGGGCACGAGTCACAGACGGCCCATCGTGCCATACCGCATGAGCACGGCCAGTCGATGTCGCACGAGGGCCACGGGTCGCCGTCCGGACACGATGGGCACGGCGACCACGATGGATACGGCGGTCATGCGGGGCATGGCGATCACGTCGGTCAGTTCCGTCGGCTGTTCTGGATCATGCTCGTTCTGGCCGTTCCCACCGTCGCGCTCTCGGGCATGTTCTCGATGATCCTCGGCTACACCCTCCCGGACGTTCCGGGTCTGTCATGGGTGTCGCCCGTGCTCGGCACGGTCATGTATGTCTGGGGTGGCAAGCCGTTCCTCGTCGGAGCGGTCAGCGAGCTTCGCTCTCGCCAGCCCGGGATGATGCTCCTCATCGGCCTGGCCATCACGGTCGCGTTCGTCGCCTCCTGGGGTGCGACGCTGCGAATCCTGCACCATGAGCTCGATTTCTGGTGGGAACTCGCCCTTCTCATCGTCATCATGCTGTTGGGGCATTGGATCGAGATGCGCTCTCTCGCTCAGACCACGTCCGCTCTGGACTCTCTCGCTGCTCTTCTGCCGGATGAGGCGGAACGCGTCGAGGATGATCAAGTAGTGACTGTCTCACCGGCCGAGCTCGTCGTCGGAGACGTCGTGATCGTGCGGCCCGGTGCAAGAGTCCCCGCGGACGGACGCATCGTCGACGGACGCGCATCGATGGACGAGTCGATGGTCACGGGCGAGTCCCGCACGGTGGAGCGCAGCATCGGTGACCAGGTCACGGCGGGAACCGTTGCCACCGATTCGGGGCTTCGGGTGGAGATCACCGCGACCGGCGATGACACGACCCTGGCCGGCATCCAACGTCTGGTGACGGAGGCGCAGAGTTCCTCTTCCCGCGCGCAGCGTCTGGCCGACACTGCTGCCGCGTGGTTGTTCTGGTTCGCTCTCGGCGCTGCGGCGATCACGGCGATCGTGTGGACGCTCATCGGCTTCCCCGACGCTGCGGTCATTCGCACGATCACGGTTCTGGTCATCGCTTGCCCGCACGCGTTGGGCCTGGCCATTCCGCTGGTGGTCTCCATCGCCACCGAACGCGCAGCGCGCGGGGGCGTGCTCGTCAAGGATCGTATTGCCCTGGAGAGCATGCGCACCGTCGACACGGTGCTGTTCGACAAGACCGGCACCCTCACCAAGGGTGAGCCTGTCGTCTCGGAAGTCTCCGCCGTCGACGGCGCAGATCCCGACCGCGCTCTCGCGTTGGCTGCAGCTGCCGAGGCCGACAGTGAGCACCCGCTTGCGAGGGCCATTGTCCGCGCGGCCGCCGACAAGCAGCTCACGCTCCCGCGCAGCGGTGATTTCCGGTCGTCACCCGCCGTGGGTGTCACCGCGACCGTCGAGGGGACGACTGTTCGGGTCGGTGGACCGCACCTGCTCTCCGAGGAGAGCGCGGACGAGCTCCCGATCGCCGATCAGTGGCGTGCAGATGGCGCCATCATCCTCCACGTCACCCAGGACGGCCGCGTTCTCGGGGCTCTGAAGCTCGCTGACGAGGTGCGCTCCGAATCGCGCGAAGCCGTCGACGCCCTCCATGTGCTCGGCGTTCAGGTCGTGATGATCACCGGTGACGCTGAAGCCGTCGCACACGCCGTCGCCCAGGATCTCGGCATCGATCGTGTCTTCGCCGGGGTGCGCCCCGAGGACAAGGCCGCGAAGGTTCAGGAGTTACAGAGCGAGGACCGGAAAGTTGCGATGGTCGGCGACGGCGTCAACGACGCCCCCGCCCTCGCGCAGGCTGACGTCGGGCTCGCGATCGGTGCCGGCACGGATGTCGCGATCGCCTCAGCCGGTGTGATTCTCGCCAGCGACGACCCTCGCTCTGTGCTGTCGGTGATCGAATTGTCGCGGGCGTCATACCGGAAGATGAAGCAGAACTTGTGGTGGGCGGCTGGCTACAACCTCATCTCCGTGCCACTGGCCGCTGGCATCCTCGCCCCTATCGGCTTCGTGCTTCCGATGTCGGTCGGAGCGATCCTCATGTCGTTGTCCACGATCGTTGTCGCCTTGAACGCGCAACTGCTGCGCCGGCTCGATCTGCGGCCCGACACCACGACCCGCGCCATCCTGAATCGATGA
- a CDS encoding F510_1955 family glycosylhydrolase → MTALAIFATGCTATPLGNPDSAPRIDHIHGIAEDPRGDDLFVATHNGIFTLAPDGTISGPIGGHNFDAMGFTVSEDALFASGHPGENTPAELGAPNLGIIRSDDYGNSWSPIALNGTTDFHVLTAGPDGVLYGVPSSQVTLLTSTDEGNTWTERAPLGAADLAATESGVYAAAEEGVLVSTDGGNTFTPVDAAPVLYALEARTDGALLGAGTDGVLWSQDDGGAWQKLESLQGVVQALAVIDERIILVDDRGIVEITTDGATVLSPAQ, encoded by the coding sequence GTGACCGCCCTCGCGATCTTCGCCACCGGATGCACCGCAACACCGCTCGGCAACCCCGATTCGGCACCCCGCATCGACCACATCCACGGCATCGCCGAAGACCCCCGCGGCGATGACCTGTTCGTCGCCACGCACAACGGAATCTTCACCCTCGCCCCCGACGGGACGATCTCCGGCCCGATCGGCGGACATAACTTCGACGCCATGGGATTCACCGTCTCAGAAGACGCACTGTTCGCGTCCGGGCACCCCGGGGAAAACACCCCGGCTGAGCTGGGAGCCCCGAACCTCGGCATCATCCGCAGCGACGACTACGGGAACTCCTGGTCTCCGATCGCGCTCAACGGCACCACCGACTTCCACGTCCTGACCGCAGGACCAGACGGCGTCCTCTACGGCGTCCCTTCCAGTCAAGTGACCCTGCTCACCAGCACCGACGAGGGCAACACATGGACAGAACGTGCCCCCCTCGGTGCTGCTGACCTCGCCGCCACAGAGTCCGGCGTGTACGCCGCAGCCGAAGAAGGCGTCCTCGTCAGCACCGACGGCGGCAATACCTTCACGCCCGTCGACGCAGCCCCCGTTCTCTACGCATTGGAGGCCCGCACGGACGGCGCCCTTCTCGGTGCAGGTACCGACGGCGTCCTGTGGTCACAAGACGACGGCGGCGCCTGGCAGAAGCTGGAATCACTGCAAGGCGTCGTGCAAGCCCTCGCCGTCATCGACGAGCGCATCATCCTCGTCGACGACCGCGGCATCGTCGAGATCACCACGGACGGCGCGACCGTCCTCAGCCCCGCCCAGTAA
- a CDS encoding tyrosine-type recombinase/integrase: MANPEQQVFDAMIEGWRKQQLSRGLREQTIRNRVATVVRFRDFVDKPPWKWSVADVDEFTAESGGRTRTLSTMRANHGAIRGFCDYLTSPLYDWMEICDREFGEFPSQVCLPWNTVAHRFEFEGDGKRRPFTYDEVERLFDTADARVELLVNSGRKGALGALRDAQLLKTVYAFGLRRTEAVMLDTVDLHHNAKMRQWGRYGAIHVRWAKAAGGGAPRRRTVLLVPEFDWWVPGMQRWLEQARERFAPSADLDALWVTERRTRLSAGYLDRRFAELRDEAGLSKDLTLHSLRHSYVTHLLEFGYAERFVQEQVGHMHASTTSIYASVSSDYKNRVLAEALKALIEGEADGR, from the coding sequence TTGGCGAACCCGGAGCAGCAGGTCTTCGACGCGATGATCGAAGGCTGGCGGAAGCAGCAGCTGTCCCGAGGCCTGCGTGAGCAGACCATCCGGAATCGGGTGGCCACCGTGGTGAGGTTCCGCGACTTTGTGGACAAACCGCCGTGGAAGTGGAGCGTCGCGGATGTCGACGAGTTCACCGCTGAGTCCGGCGGGCGTACTCGGACGCTCTCGACGATGCGCGCCAATCATGGTGCGATCCGTGGGTTCTGCGATTACCTCACGAGCCCGCTGTACGACTGGATGGAGATCTGCGATCGGGAGTTCGGAGAGTTCCCGTCGCAGGTGTGCCTGCCATGGAACACGGTCGCCCACCGGTTTGAGTTCGAAGGCGACGGGAAGCGTCGTCCGTTCACTTATGACGAGGTCGAGCGCCTGTTCGACACAGCCGATGCCCGTGTCGAGCTGCTGGTCAATTCCGGACGGAAGGGCGCGCTCGGAGCCCTGAGGGACGCGCAACTGCTGAAGACCGTGTATGCGTTCGGGCTGCGCCGCACCGAGGCGGTCATGCTCGACACCGTCGATCTGCATCACAACGCCAAGATGCGCCAATGGGGGCGCTACGGCGCGATCCACGTGCGATGGGCGAAGGCGGCGGGAGGCGGTGCGCCTCGTCGTCGCACGGTACTGCTGGTGCCGGAGTTCGACTGGTGGGTGCCAGGCATGCAGCGGTGGCTCGAGCAGGCGAGGGAGCGTTTTGCCCCGAGTGCCGACCTCGACGCGCTCTGGGTGACCGAGCGGCGCACGCGCCTGTCCGCCGGGTACCTCGACCGGAGGTTCGCAGAGCTGCGCGACGAGGCTGGCCTGTCGAAGGATCTAACGCTGCATAGCCTCCGGCATTCGTACGTCACGCACCTCCTGGAGTTCGGCTACGCGGAGCGGTTCGTCCAGGAGCAGGTGGGACACATGCACGCGTCGACGACTTCCATCTACGCCTCCGTCAGTTCGGACTATAAGAACCGGGTGCTCGCGGAGGCGTTGAAGGCCCTGATCGAAGGAGAAGCTGATGGTCGTTGA
- a CDS encoding four-helix bundle copper-binding protein, whose translation MTVAAEMLRTYPKDLGQVDQKALVDCIEACLECAQSCTACADACLSEEMVAELTKCIRTNLDCADLCDTTARVLSRHTGYDANLTRAALEACRTACASCADECEKHTMHEHCTVCAAACRRCEDACATLLAAL comes from the coding sequence ATGACTGTCGCGGCAGAAATGCTCCGCACCTATCCGAAGGACCTCGGCCAGGTGGACCAGAAGGCGCTCGTGGACTGTATCGAGGCGTGCCTCGAATGCGCCCAATCGTGCACGGCCTGCGCCGATGCGTGTCTGAGCGAGGAGATGGTCGCAGAACTCACGAAGTGCATCCGCACGAACCTGGACTGCGCTGACCTCTGCGACACCACCGCGCGCGTCCTGTCCCGGCATACCGGCTACGACGCCAACCTCACCCGGGCTGCCCTGGAAGCGTGCCGCACCGCGTGTGCGAGTTGCGCCGATGAGTGCGAGAAGCACACGATGCACGAACACTGCACCGTGTGTGCAGCCGCTTGCCGGCGATGCGAAGACGCGTGCGCCACACTCCTCGCAGCCCTCTGA
- a CDS encoding YHS domain-containing protein codes for MSNSTTGSCCSHNPGAVAADGRKDLLARPADEYAECPVMVGSTVVKADAEAAGLFRDYDGKRYYFCCAGCGPAFDADPAKYAAAV; via the coding sequence ATGTCCAACTCCACCACAGGATCCTGCTGCAGCCACAACCCCGGCGCCGTCGCTGCCGACGGACGCAAGGATCTTCTCGCCCGACCGGCCGATGAGTACGCCGAATGCCCCGTCATGGTGGGCAGCACCGTCGTCAAGGCGGATGCGGAAGCCGCGGGCTTGTTCCGCGACTACGACGGCAAGCGGTACTACTTCTGCTGCGCCGGATGCGGGCCCGCGTTCGACGCTGACCCGGCCAAGTACGCCGCCGCCGTCTGA